One Intestinimonas butyriciproducens genomic window, AAAGGTCTGTGTGGACGGCGCGGCGGTGAGGACGGTGGCGGCCAGGGCCGTGCCCCCGCCGAACAGGAGCGCGGCGGCGGTGAACCCCGCTGCAAAGGATGGACTCTTTCCGTGCATCTGTATACCCCCAGTAGAATCGGATGGCCTGTTCTTCTACTAACAGGATACCACAATGAGCATATTTTGTCGCTTTTTTACACCTCTACGGCTTGGACCATCCAGCGCAGATCGCGTTGATCCCGGACGCAGGTATAGAGCGTGACACGGTTGTCTGCCGTGGCGGCAAGTCCGCTCCTGTCGGTCTCGCTCACCTGTGCCACGCAGACCACCTCGTAGGTGCGCGTGCCCAGCCTCGTGGTCAGCGTCAGCCTGTCCCCAATCTCCAGGGTATGTATCCTGCCAAAATGGTTCGTCACGCCCCGGTTATGCCCCGCGAGACACACGTTGCCGTCCCAAATGCTGGCGTCCTCGAAATGGCCCGCGCCCTTGGAGAGGGGCTTGCTCCCCGTGCCCTCATAGATCCTGACGCTCAGGTCGATGGCTGGGATCTTCAGCGTCCCCAGGTGCCCGGCGGAATAGTAGAGGTCGCTGGTGACTTCCGTGAAGGCTGCGGTGGGGCAGGTGATCGTAAAGTCAGGGGAAGGGGTTACTTGGGCGGGCGGTACGGCGTCCGCCGGATTGGAGCCGCCGCCGATGGCAGTCCAGCTACCCACAGCGCCGCCAGATGTGGAGTCGGTATCATCGGCAAGGCTAGGGGTAAGGTATTCGCCGTTGCCGGGCAGGTAGCTGGTGGGGCTGCCGAAGGCCGGGGCCACCAGGGCGTTGTTCTTGCTCCTGTCCTGATTGACTGGTTCTTTGTTCACGTAGACGGTATCGTCTGTGGTG contains:
- a CDS encoding sortase is translated as MKLRQLCLTVALLLTALTLPAQALEYNVEALDGGLFGRPTTDDTVYVNKEPVNQDRSKNNALVAPAFGSPTSYLPGNGEYLTPSLADDTDSTSGGAVGSWTAIGGGSNPADAVPPAQVTPSPDFTITCPTAAFTEVTSDLYYSAGHLGTLKIPAIDLSVRIYEGTGSKPLSKGAGHFEDASIWDGNVCLAGHNRGVTNHFGRIHTLEIGDRLTLTTRLGTRTYEVVCVAQVSETDRSGLAATADNRVTLYTCVRDQRDLRWMVQAVEV